The proteins below are encoded in one region of Chrysemys picta bellii isolate R12L10 chromosome 4, ASM1138683v2, whole genome shotgun sequence:
- the RNF141 gene encoding RING finger protein 141, whose amino-acid sequence MGQQISNQTHTAINKLPVIKHASLALESGFLTYEEFLGRVAELNDVTAKLASGQDKHLLFEVQPGSDSSALWKVVVRIVCTKINKTSGIVEASRIMNLYQFIQLYKDITSQAAGVLAQSSASEGTAASLSSVSSCQASLWMGRVKQLTEEEECCICMDGRADLILPCAHSFCQKCIDKWSDRHRNCPICRLQVTGANDSWVVSDAPTEDDIASYILNMVDEAGQPHRP is encoded by the exons ATGGGTCAACAGATTTCAAACCAGACACACACTGCTATTAACAAGTTGCCAGTAATAAAACATGCATCTTTGGCTCTAGAAAGTGGCTTTCTGACTTATGAAGAGTTTCTGGGGCGAGTAGCTGAACTTAATGATGT CACTGCAAAGTTGGCTTCTGGCCAGGACAAACATCTGTTGTTTGAAGTGCAGCCAGGTTCTGATTCCTCTGCTCTTTGGAAGGTGGTGGTTCGGATAGTCTGTACTAAG ATAAACAAAACAAGTGGCATTGTAGAAGCTTCAAGAATTATGAACTTGTATCAGTTTATTCAGCTTTATAAAGACATCACAAGTCAAGCAGCAGGAGTTCTTGCACAGAGCAGTGCCTCTGAAGGGACTGCTGCAAGTCTGTCATCTGTGTCATCTTGCCAGGCCAGCTTATGGATGGGAAG GGTTAAACAGCTgactgaggaggaggaatgttGCATCTGCATGGATGGACGTGCTGATTTGATCCTACCATGTGCTCACAGCTTTTGTCAGAAATGCATTGATAAATG GAGTGATCGCCACAGGAACTGTCCTATCTGCCGTCTACAAGTGACTGGGGCAAATGATTCTTGGGTGGTGTCAGATGCACCTACAGAAGATGACATTGCTAGCTATATACTCAACATGGTAGATGAGGCAGGCCAGCCTCACAGACCATGA